In Lactococcus paracarnosus, a genomic segment contains:
- a CDS encoding MBL fold metallo-hydrolase — MKIQMIRNSIAAENTYFLTNDTATIVIDPGNETDQILTVIRDLAKPVVAILLTHAHYDHIMSVEAVRKETGAPVYISALEADWLYTPVLNLSGLPRHDKDLPNVIVNAAEYTFENNTPYNLSGFSFTVLETPGHSQGGVSFVFEDEKVVFTGDALFAGTIGRTDLNTGDLETLKTSIQTQLFPLASSYQVFPGHGPQTTIGAERNFNPFFNA, encoded by the coding sequence ATGAAAATTCAAATGATTCGAAACAGCATTGCTGCTGAAAACACCTATTTTTTAACCAATGACACGGCTACGATTGTCATCGACCCAGGAAACGAAACGGACCAGATTCTGACAGTCATTCGTGACCTTGCTAAACCTGTCGTGGCTATTTTGCTGACACATGCGCATTATGATCATATCATGAGTGTTGAAGCAGTGCGTAAGGAAACAGGTGCACCTGTTTATATCAGCGCGCTTGAAGCTGACTGGCTCTATACGCCTGTGCTAAATCTTTCGGGTTTGCCACGTCATGACAAGGATCTACCAAATGTCATCGTCAATGCTGCAGAGTATACCTTTGAAAACAACACCCCTTATAACTTATCTGGCTTTTCATTTACTGTCCTTGAGACACCTGGTCACTCACAAGGTGGTGTCTCTTTCGTCTTTGAAGATGAAAAAGTCGTCTTCACAGGAGATGCCCTATTCGCAGGGACGATTGGCCGGACTGACCTAAATACCGGTGATTTAGAAACCCTAAAAACATCAATCCAAACCCAACTCTTCCCACTTGCGAGTAGCTATCAGGTATTTCCAGGTCATGGCCCACAAACAACGATCGGCGCTGAACGAAACTTCAACCCTTTTTTCAATGCTTAA
- a CDS encoding IS3 family transposase (programmed frameshift), with the protein MAKYSFDLKLKAVIDYEQGLGSYQFIADKYHVETSGRIKDWVDMYQTFGSTGLQRKRKNTVYDTQFKLNAVNLYLTSEKSYREITMQLGMTNRSLLARWVLDYREKGEFAFSNSRGRPRKEPDMSKQKSSKQPSDLSETEQKLDQLQNENLKLRIENEYFKRAEEAANGTTSEGEFKFPLKEILSITGLPKATYYYWVKRFKRANKDDAIEKKMREIRAEHPNAGYRPMVELLKQKGIHANHKRVQRLMKKLGLCVTSYWRKSRKYNSYKGSVGQVAKNKLHRRFNTSVPHQKLTTDTTEFKYYDQGVQKKAYLNPYLDLFNNEIISFEISKRPTYEAISIALKQALIITSDCPYRRTFHSDQGWAYQMRQYTDKLKAHRIFQSMSRKGNCHDNSVMENFFGLLKQEVYYGRVFQSFEALERTIVDWIHYYNTKRIKKKLNWMSPTQYRMALSN; encoded by the exons ATGGCAAAATATTCATTTGATTTGAAACTAAAAGCAGTTATAGACTATGAACAAGGATTAGGTAGCTATCAATTTATAGCTGATAAATACCATGTTGAGACGTCAGGTCGAATCAAGGACTGGGTTGATATGTATCAAACTTTTGGAAGTACAGGTCTTCAGCGTAAACGGAAAAATACAGTTTATGATACACAATTTAAGCTCAATGCGGTAAACTTGTACTTAACAAGTGAAAAATCTTATCGAGAAATAACTATGCAATTAGGCATGACTAACAGATCCTTACTCGCGCGTTGGGTGCTTGATTACCGTGAGAAGGGTGAGTTTGCCTTTTCTAATTCTCGTGGGAGACCTAGAAAAGAGCCTGACATGTCAAAACAAAAGTCTTCAAAGCAACCGTCTGATTTGAGTGAGACTGAACAAAAACTCGATCAGCTTCAAAATGAGAACCTCAAACTAAGAATTGAGAATGAATATT TTAAAAGGGCTGAGGAGGCTGCGAATGGAACGACAAGCGAAGGAGAATTCAAGTTCCCACTCAAAGAAATCTTAAGTATAACAGGACTACCAAAAGCAACTTATTACTATTGGGTCAAACGTTTTAAACGTGCTAACAAAGATGACGCAATTGAGAAAAAAATGCGTGAAATACGTGCAGAACATCCAAATGCAGGTTACCGCCCCATGGTAGAACTCCTCAAACAAAAAGGCATCCATGCTAATCACAAGAGAGTACAGCGATTGATGAAAAAACTTGGGCTTTGTGTAACTTCATACTGGCGGAAATCACGCAAGTATAACTCCTACAAAGGATCAGTTGGTCAAGTAGCTAAAAACAAGCTTCATCGACGTTTTAACACGTCTGTGCCACATCAAAAATTAACAACAGATACGACAGAGTTCAAATATTATGACCAAGGTGTACAAAAGAAAGCATATCTCAATCCTTATCTTGACTTGTTTAACAATGAGATTATCAGCTTTGAAATTTCTAAACGCCCAACTTATGAAGCAATCTCTATTGCTCTCAAACAGGCGTTGATAATTACTTCTGATTGTCCTTATCGCCGTACTTTTCACTCCGACCAGGGTTGGGCTTATCAGATGCGCCAATACACGGATAAACTTAAGGCACATCGTATTTTTCAATCCATGAGTCGTAAAGGGAACTGTCATGATAATTCAGTTATGGAGAACTTTTTCGGACTGCTCAAGCAAGAAGTTTATTATGGTCGCGTCTTTCAATCATTTGAAGCACTTGAACGAACAATAGTAGATTGGATTCATTACTACAACACGAAACGAATTAAGAAGAAATTGAACTGGATGTCGCCAACCCAATATCGGATGGCGTTATCAAACTAA